TAGGTTGGTCGCATAGTAAACTACAATCATTATACGAATGGTATTTTGTACAGGCGGCTGCAGTTGATAGTCGTGCAAGAACAACAAAGTTCAGCACTGAGTTGATGGGTTCATTGATCAGGGCAGCAGTTGCCCGTGAAGTGGGACACACATTAGGCCTGCGTAATAATATGGCAGGAAGCAGCGCTTATCCTGTAGAAAAATTAAGAGATAAAAAATGGTTAGAGGCAAATGGTTTTTCTGCTTCCATCATGGACAATATTCATTACAATTATGTAGCACAACCTGAAGATCATATTTCTCCAAAAGACCTTTTGCCGAAAATAGGTGAGTATGATAAATGGGCTATTAAATATGGCTACTCCTACACTGGTAAAAATAATTTTGAAGACGATAAAAAGTTAGTACAGAAATGGACTGTTGATGCATTTGCTGCCAGCCCCGCATTAAAATTCAGTCCTGAAATTGATTTGAATCTGAATGATCCCAGTGATCCATCAGGTCAAACAGAAGACCTGAGCAATGATCCTGTAAAAGCGGCTGAGTACGGTATCAAAAACCTGAAAATTGTTACAGCCAATTTGCTTGAATGGACAAAAGAAGATATGGATATGTATGATAACGCTAACGCCATGTATGGAAATGTAGTTGACTGGTACCAGATACTTACCCGTCATGCATACACACAAATAGGCGGTACAAATGAAAACCTGAAAAGTATTGACCAGAAAGGAGATGTTTATACACTTGTGCCTAAGGATGTACAAAAAAGGGCAATGGCATTTTTGCATAAAGAAGTATTTCAAACACCAACCTGGCTTTATGATAAAAACCTGCTGAATAAATTTGCTAAGCCTGCCAGTAAAGAAAAAATTCAGAGATTCCAGGACGATGCAATTTACCAGGTATTGAAAGCTTCTGTTCTTTACAAAATGACGATCGAGACCATGCGTTTTGGCAAAGAGAAGACGTACACAGTTGATGAAATGCTTACTGACCTGAATAATGGTTTATGGAGCGAATTAAAAACATCAACACCTGTTGTAATTGATCCATACAGAAGGTTTGTTCAAAAAGCAGAGCTCGTTAACATTTTTAGGGTTGTAAGTGAATCAGCCGAGCCACCCAAAGCGGGATCTACATCGCCAGATCTTTCAACAACAGATATACCGGTAGTGCTGCGTGTACAGTTAGATAAAATAATGAAGCAATGTAAGGCGGCTATTCCTGCTTGCAAAGACACAATGACCTTGGCGCATTTAGAATATGTATACAATAAGATCAACAAATTCCTCTATCCAAAAAACTAAACGGTACGACAACACAATTTTCTACCAGATAAATTGAAACTAAATGACACGTATTATTCTCATCATATTATTATCGGGCTTTTTTAATGCTGCTTCGGCGCAGGATAAAAAACCGGTTGAAAAACCAAAAGCTGATTCGGTTAAAAGCACACCTAAAACGATCAGTGATTTTGTTACCGCAAAAGCGATCAGCAAAAAAGGAATGTTTTCCATTCACCAGGTAGGTGAAAAATATTATTTCGAAATTCCCGATTCATTATTGGGAAGAGAATTACTCTTAACCACATGGCTGGTAAAAGTGCCTGGCGGAAGTCCAAAGTTTGGTGGAGAAATAATGAATAACAGGACCATCAGTTTTACAAAATGGAATGGTGGGAGTAAAATTGCTTTGAATGTTACGGCTACTATTAACCAGGTTGATACTACCAATGTTATTTCAACAGCCGTAAAAAATGCCAATGTAAATTCTGTGGCAATGTTGTTTGACATAAAGGCTCGTGGCAATACAGGCACATCATTAATTGATGCAACAGATTTTCTGCAAAAAGAAAATTCATTTACGATGTTGAATGCCGAAGTTAAGAGTAGAATGTCCGTAGGATCGATGGCAGCCGACAGAAGTTCGTTGAAAAGTTTTGCAGCTTATCCTATTAATATAGAAATAAAAATGATGCGTACTTATAGTGCAACAACTCCTCCGGCAATACCTGGTCGCCCTGCAGTTGCTCCTCTCGAAGCGGCGAAGTTGAGTGGTGCTATTACCATGGAAATTTCTACTTCCATTATGCTGATGCCTGAAAAGCCAATGACACCAAGACGGTTTGATGCACGGGTTGGTTATTTTGCTGATGCATACCAGGAATATGCCGATGCACAACAAAAAGTAGATACAAAAATTTTTATTGTTCGTTACCGTCTTGAACCAAAGCCGGAAGATATGGAACGTTACAAACGTGGTGAATTGGTAGAACCTAAAGTACCGATCGTTTATTATATTGATCCTGCTACCCCCAAGCAATGGCGTCCTTATATCATTGCTGGTATCAACGATTGGAATGAAGCATTTAAAGCTGCCGGTTTTAAAAACGCTATCATAGGAAAAGAATGGCCGGAGGATGATACAACAATGAGCCTGGAAGATGCACGGTATAAAGTGATCCGTTACTTCCCATCAGAAGTTGCAAACGCTTATGGTCCGAATATACATGATCCAAGAAGTGGTGAAGTGTTGCAGAGTTATGTAGGTTGGTATCATAATGTAATGACCTTGTTACACGATTGGTATATGGTACAGGCTGCACCAAACGATCCCCGTGCCCGTACTATGAAATTCAGTGATGAGTTGATGGGAACATTGATCCGTTTTGTTTCATCACATGAAGTAGGGCATACATTAGGTCTGCGTCATAACATGGGTAGCAGCAGTCTTACACCTGTTGAAAACCTTCGTAATAAAAAATGGGTGGAAGAACATGGACATACTAATTCGATCATGGACTATGCACGTTTTAACTATGTAGCACAACCAGAAGACAGTATTGGCCAGGCCGGCATTATGCCACGCATTAATGATTATGATAAATGGGCTATCAAATGGGGTTACACATATACTGGAATATCAGATGATGAAGAAGATCGCAAAGTGGTAACTAAATGGATCGTTGACAGTTTAAAAGCAAACCCACGTTTATGGTTCGGTGGCGAAGGCCTTAACAATGATGCTCGTTGCCAATCAGAAGATGTAGGCGACAACAGCATGAAGGCAAGTGAGTACGGCATTAAGAACCTGAAATATGTAATGGCGCATCTGCCTGAGTGGACTAAGGATAGTAATGACAACAGCTATACTGGTTTAGGGAATATGTATCGCCAGGTGGCAACACAGTACCTGCGTTATTGCATGCACGTAACTGCCAATGTTGCCAGTGTATATGAAACATGGAAAACAGTAGAACAGCCCGGTGATGTGTATGTAAATTCACCAAAAGAAAAATCAAAAGAAGCCGTTGCCTTTTTAAATAAAGAAGTTTTTACCACTCCTGATTGGTTACTCGATAATGAAATGCTGAATAAGATCAGCAATCCTGTAAGGATAGGTTCAGTGGCAAATAGCCAGGCAAGGGTACTTGATCTTTTACTCAGCGACAGGGTATTCAATACATTGCTGCTGGAGGAGAACCGGTATGGCAAGGGTAATACATATTCCATCATTGAATTTATGGACGATGTAAAAGCGGGTGTGTGGACCGAGCTTAAAAATAAAAAACCAATTGACATATACCGTCGTGGATTACAGAAGAATTATGTATCGAATGTATTGGCTTCGATCAAAGAAGCAGAAGTAGGTGATCATTACCTTGGTTTGTTATTTGGTGGGCCTGCAGCAGCAGAAGCCCTGCCTGTTACTATTAGTACTGATACTGGCTCTTTCCTTGCACTGCACCTTAAGAAATTGCGTGAAGAAATTTTAGCTGCGATCCCTACAATTACTGATAAAGACTCAAAAGATCATCTCAACTATATCGCAGAGCAAATCAAAAACAAGCTTAAATAATCATTTGTATGTTTCAAAAAGCTCTGAAAATAATAACCACTGTTTTATTGTTCCTGGTAACGGTACATGTTTATGGTGGCAATGGTCCTGAAACAACGGTTACTTTTAAAGTGCATAACAATACAGGCAGTGCTGTTGCCCTTTACAAAATAGAAAATGGCGAAGCTGTAAAACTTAGCTTCAGAATCCCAAGTGAAATGGACACTTGTATGTTTTCATTCTCCATGGAAAAAGAAGGTGTGTATTTTATCCAAAGAGCTGGTGGCCACATGCCGGCATTTAATTATGTGATCTACCTGAAGCCAGGTGATAACAAATCAGTTGATATCTATGCCAGCAAATTGGGACTTGATTTCGATAGTTGCAAAGTTCAAAGTCCAAATCATGAAACTGTTATCCTGCAAACATGGGCTAATTTGTTTAATGGGGTTGTTAAGCTGGGTATGAATAGAACTAAGAAGGATGAGTATATTATTGCATACAACAAACTTGCAGAACAGGCAGCGGAACTAAAAAGAAAAACTCCATCGAACAATAGCTTTTTCAAAAAGGTATTTACATTAAAACTAGATGCGGATCTTCAATATGCAAGAGCAGCAGCCTTCTTCCATTACGGAGAAAGGATGAATTCTGGTCTTGACAGCAATTCTAAACGTAGTCAGTTTTATCAGCCGATAGCAAAACAAAAAATTTGCAATACAGGTCTGTTACAATCAGAGAACGGATTGGCTTTGTTAAAATACAACCTCGGTTACCAGCTATTCCAGAAATACGGAACGCAGGAACAAATGCTGGCAACTTCATTTGTTGAAAAGATGAAGATGATATGCAACGATACGGTTCGTGCAGTATATGCTTTAGACCGTATGAAGCAAAT
This genomic interval from Bacteroidota bacterium contains the following:
- a CDS encoding zinc-dependent metalloprotease, coding for MKLFNVLFALSMTVITNFAFGQDTASKAPAPAKLRPYKDVITAQAVTKPGLFSVHKIDDKYYFEIPDSLLKREVLFTTRLVKVPTGSPRFGGEIVNSIIVSFEKAGEDKLYVRVITNVAVADSTNAIAKAVRNSTIDPIAMIFDIKAKKDNKSSVIEVTDFIAKDNSITGFDANAKKSMSLGAVAADRSFIMSVNPYEQNIEIKTMKTFGMGAASPAAGAAPGEAAPASTSANVGVTFELSTSIMLLPAVPMQSRHSDPRVGYYSENYKIFSDAQQKVEDKNFIVRHRMEPKQEDIQRYLKGELVEPKEPLVFYVDPATPKQWRQYIIAGINDWNEAFKAAGFKNAIIGKEWPENDSSMCMEDVRCKIVRYFPTEQSFSYGPRVYDPRSGEILQTYIGWSHSKLQSLYEWYFVQAAAVDSRARTTKFSTELMGSLIRAAVAREVGHTLGLRNNMAGSSAYPVEKLRDKKWLEANGFSASIMDNIHYNYVAQPEDHISPKDLLPKIGEYDKWAIKYGYSYTGKNNFEDDKKLVQKWTVDAFAASPALKFSPEIDLNLNDPSDPSGQTEDLSNDPVKAAEYGIKNLKIVTANLLEWTKEDMDMYDNANAMYGNVVDWYQILTRHAYTQIGGTNENLKSIDQKGDVYTLVPKDVQKRAMAFLHKEVFQTPTWLYDKNLLNKFAKPASKEKIQRFQDDAIYQVLKASVLYKMTIETMRFGKEKTYTVDEMLTDLNNGLWSELKTSTPVVIDPYRRFVQKAELVNIFRVVSESAEPPKAGSTSPDLSTTDIPVVLRVQLDKIMKQCKAAIPACKDTMTLAHLEYVYNKINKFLYPKN
- a CDS encoding zinc-dependent metalloprotease is translated as MTRIILIILLSGFFNAASAQDKKPVEKPKADSVKSTPKTISDFVTAKAISKKGMFSIHQVGEKYYFEIPDSLLGRELLLTTWLVKVPGGSPKFGGEIMNNRTISFTKWNGGSKIALNVTATINQVDTTNVISTAVKNANVNSVAMLFDIKARGNTGTSLIDATDFLQKENSFTMLNAEVKSRMSVGSMAADRSSLKSFAAYPINIEIKMMRTYSATTPPAIPGRPAVAPLEAAKLSGAITMEISTSIMLMPEKPMTPRRFDARVGYFADAYQEYADAQQKVDTKIFIVRYRLEPKPEDMERYKRGELVEPKVPIVYYIDPATPKQWRPYIIAGINDWNEAFKAAGFKNAIIGKEWPEDDTTMSLEDARYKVIRYFPSEVANAYGPNIHDPRSGEVLQSYVGWYHNVMTLLHDWYMVQAAPNDPRARTMKFSDELMGTLIRFVSSHEVGHTLGLRHNMGSSSLTPVENLRNKKWVEEHGHTNSIMDYARFNYVAQPEDSIGQAGIMPRINDYDKWAIKWGYTYTGISDDEEDRKVVTKWIVDSLKANPRLWFGGEGLNNDARCQSEDVGDNSMKASEYGIKNLKYVMAHLPEWTKDSNDNSYTGLGNMYRQVATQYLRYCMHVTANVASVYETWKTVEQPGDVYVNSPKEKSKEAVAFLNKEVFTTPDWLLDNEMLNKISNPVRIGSVANSQARVLDLLLSDRVFNTLLLEENRYGKGNTYSIIEFMDDVKAGVWTELKNKKPIDIYRRGLQKNYVSNVLASIKEAEVGDHYLGLLFGGPAAAEALPVTISTDTGSFLALHLKKLREEILAAIPTITDKDSKDHLNYIAEQIKNKLK
- a CDS encoding TlpA family protein disulfide reductase; amino-acid sequence: MFQKALKIITTVLLFLVTVHVYGGNGPETTVTFKVHNNTGSAVALYKIENGEAVKLSFRIPSEMDTCMFSFSMEKEGVYFIQRAGGHMPAFNYVIYLKPGDNKSVDIYASKLGLDFDSCKVQSPNHETVILQTWANLFNGVVKLGMNRTKKDEYIIAYNKLAEQAAELKRKTPSNNSFFKKVFTLKLDADLQYARAAAFFHYGERMNSGLDSNSKRSQFYQPIAKQKICNTGLLQSENGLALLKYNLGYQLFQKYGTQEQMLATSFVEKMKMICNDTVRAVYALDRMKQITNYEQFKIDIEPFKKLFTTTDLKQAYQKKVDELTVYAKGAPAYNFSLKDTKDQTFSLSDFKGKVVVMDIWAMWCAPCLAEKPLFKKVEEAFKDRDDIIFIGVSHDGQAKKEVWKNFVEKKGWKNIELLANYDESIGKYYKVEGIPRFMIFDKEGKIVTVDAPRPSDPEFKLLIEQTLQSNSEK